The Hordeum vulgare subsp. vulgare chromosome 7H, MorexV3_pseudomolecules_assembly, whole genome shotgun sequence DNA window GATATTGTCCTCCTTCAAACTGACTGCtttggcaacccttcccgcctgGTTTTTCGGGGGTAGATGACCAGGGTCAGTATAAATGAGGACAGGTCGACACCATAGAGAGGAAAACCTTTGTAATCTCTTTGGCACCCAGCTAGTCAAGACAAGAAGGAGTAGGATCTTACACCGCGAggtgacccgaacctgggtaatctTGGTGTCTACTGACCCTCTTTCCCTGGTTCGATCACGCTGGAGCGTCGCCGCAAGGTAGCGTTGTAGGGTAAGGGCGAAAAACTTGCACACCGCAGAGTTCGAACCTCCTTGGATCCCGGAGCCACCATTCCGACAGAATGTTCGTCCGCTCCATGGGCATATGGGAGGAACATGAGCTGGTATTGTGGTTAAAAATAAATCGGAAAAACTAAAAATCCGAGTCATGGCAAACCTTGTGTTTTTCATGGCAAGTTTTAGCCTGCAAGCACGGTAATTTTCTGACAAAGAAATAAACTAAGGCGAATTTTCATGCTCATCAATTAAACCTGTCGTTGTCGTCGGAGAGCATAATTTGTCATGAAAAATGTTCAATTTATCATTATCATAAATCAGACCCTGATTTGTAGTCGAGTCCAACTTAATACGAATTGACTCATTTTTAAATcacttattttaagacgaagGAAGTATTTGTTTATTGAATAATGGTTCATCATGTCTGCCCAGTTTTTGGGGCAACAGAAAGTACTGGGCGATGATCAGGTCGTCGTTCCTTGCCGCGAGAATGAAATCCGAGCAGATCCATATGTAATTTATTCACGTGAAGAAAGAAGAAGATACAAGTAATTTACATCCGGCAAATGATGGGATGAAGAGCTACGTCGCGGGAGGCCGCTGCTAATTACATTTACCTCTCTGAACCTTTCCCGGGTCTGTGATCATATAGTAGTAGCATAAGCTACACAAAACGAATCAAAGATTCAATCAAGGAAGAAATGCATGCCGGTGTGCAGCGCGCGCGCGCGCACGAACCAGAGCAGGCAGAGAccgagcaagcaagcaagcatggcGCGCACGGTCACTGATGCGGAGCCGGGTAGCCGACGGGCATGGCGTAGGGCGGGTGGCCCGGCCCGGGCGGGAACATGACCGGCGTGCCGACGGCGGCGGGGACCATGTGGCCGGCGACCGGGTGGCCCATGGGCGCTCCCCCGTACATGCCCACCATCCCGGGATGATGCTTCATGATCGGGCCCAGCACGGCGGCGGGGGCCTGGCCGGTGATGGGGCCGTGCTGCTGCGGCGCGGCCTGCGCGGCGTTGTTGATGCTGGTGATGTCGTGGATGCTGGAGCGGCGCCGGTCCCGGTTCATGGAGTTGAGGCGGATGAAGTACTTCTGCGCGTGGCTGGCCACCTGCGTCGGCGTCCGGGAGATGACGAAGTTGCGCGAGATGCTCCGCCAGTCGCCCTTGCCGAACTTGTCCAGCCCCAGCAAGAACAGCCTGCACCACGCCACGCCACGCGATCAAGAAGATGCAGAGCTTCATCCGTTGCCCATGGCAGAGCCCGAGCTTTCTTTCTACATACCTGTGCTCCTCCTCGGTCCACGGGATGCCCTTGCGCCGCTCCTGCTCGGCCTTGGAGCAGCCCTTTCCGGAGTCGGAGTCGAAGCTCTTCCGATCCTCGCGCCGGTCCTTGCCAGGCGCCGCCGCAGTCGCCGCCGCGGCGGAAGATTCCTCCCCGGCATAGCGGAGGAGGGGGACGCGGCCGGCGTCGATCGCGCCGACGTCCTCAACCAGGGCCTCGTAATGGCGCCGCACCTCCTCCGTCGACCGGGCCGGCACGCTGGCCGCCAGCGCCACGAACCAGGCGTCCTCCGGCACGCCGTCCAGCGGCGGCGGTGCGCCGGCCGCGATCGCGTTCTCGAACGCCTTGTCCTCCTCGTTGGTCCACGCCGCCGTGGCCGTCCTCTGAGATGCCATCGTGGGCTGTCCGGCGACGGCGGTgcacggaggggcggagccttatCCGCGGGGAAGGAGGTGGGAATCGGCGGCCGGCTACGTGCGCGCGGGATCGGTCGGGTGGGTCGCGCTCCCTTTTGCTGCTGGCCACGCGCGCCCGCCACAGCCCACTGACCAAACCTTATCCATTCGTCCGCAGGCTCTGGTCTCTGCTGTGGTGGATAGCTAAAGCTTTGCCCGCCAAAAACGTCTCGCTCTCCGTCGTGTCCGCGCGCGCATCGCTGCCTCCGCCGCGCCGTAAGCAGCTCTCTGTTCTCTCGCCGGCGGCCGGCCTCCATGGCCCGTTCTCTCCCTGGCCGCCAAGCACAACGAGGGCGAGCGCTGCAAGGCCACATTAGGAAAAACACCATTAAATGTGTGTTAGCTTGTTCTAAGAAACGTGGTATAGCTTAAATTTGCCTCTACAATCACCAACATGATGCTTGCTAATTTTGTTTCACATCTCCCATCTCACTTCTAGAACTCCAAGCAACGTGCTTAAAGTTGGAATATCTATTTGTGATTCCTTGAACAATGATGTTACAAAGTGTACAATATATAGACTTGTCTACCCCTATTTGTGTGGCACGTTGGCCATTTCTCCTAGTGATCATATAATGAAGGAGTTGTTACAACAACCTAGACTAGGTGTTACATGTGCGtgctaacaccccccccccctcagccGGAACGCCGTGGGGAAGGACGTTCAGGCTGTCCCGAAACTCATGGAACACTTGAGACGGTAGGCCTTTGGTGAACAAGTCGGCAAACTGAGAGCTCGATGGAACGTGAAGCACCCGTGCCTCACCAAGAGCAACTCTGTCACGGACGAAGTGCAAGTCAATCGCGATGTGCTTCGTCCGTTGATGTTGTACGGGGTTGGTTGCCAGATAGGTAGCGCTGACATTGTCACAATACACGACGGTTGCACGAGCCGGAGGACAACGTAGTTCGTGGAGCAATTGCCGTAACCAACAGGACTCAGCCACGCAGTTCGCGACACCACGATACTCGGCCTCAGCACTGGATCTGGACACCGTCGAATGCCGTTTTGAAGACCGGGAGACAATGTTATCACCAAGGAACACGCACAAACCCGATGTAGACTTGCGGGTGTCAGGGCAGCCCGCCCAGTCAGCATCCGTATATGCAATGAGGTCCGTAGAGGATGACTTGTAAAGCTGAATCCCGTAGTGTGAGGTACCCTGGAGGTAACGCAAAATCTGCTTGACGAGACGCATGTGGGTATCACGTGGGGAGTGCATGAAGAGACATATTTGTTGGACCTCATAGGCAATATCGGGACGTGTGAGAGTGAGGTACTGCAGGGCGCCGGCGATGCTGCGATAGTATGTGGGGTTGGAGAGGAGGCTACCGTCAGCGGCCGAGAGTTTGGAGGTGGTGTCAATGGGCGTGGAAAACGGTTTGCAGTTCAGCATATCGGCGCGATCGAGGATCTCAAGAGTGTATTGTTGTTGGCTGAGAAAGAGACCAGAGCGGTTGGGAGTGACATTGACACCAAGAAAATGATGGAGGTCACCAAGGTCTGTCATGGAGAATTCCCGTTTGAGGGAGGCGATGATGGCATGTAGTGTATGAGGTGTGTTGGCGGTGAGGATGATGTCGTCGACATAGACGAGGAGATAGGCGATGGAAGTGCCGTggtgtaggatgaagagagaGGAGTCACTCTTGGAACTGGTGAAGCCGAGTGTCAATAGGAAAGACTTGAAACGAAGAAACCAAGTGCGTGGAGCCTGTTTCAGTCCGTAGAGTGACTTGCGGAGTAAGCACACATGATCCGGGCGGTTTTGGTCAACAAACCCGGCGGGTTGGGAGCAGTAGACGACCTCCTTGAGATCATCATGAAGGAATGCGTTTTTGACATCGAGCTGGTGGATAGGCCAGGAGCAAGACGTGGCGAGGGAGAGGACGCCACGAATGGTGGAGGGTTTAACCACGGGGCTGAATGTTTCTTCATAGTCAACGCCCTCCTGTTGGGTGAATCCTCGAACAACCCAGCGCGCTTTGTAGCGTGGTCTGCCATCGGAATGAAACTTGTGACGGTAGATCCACTTGCCCGTGACGATGTTGACACCTGCAGGTTTGGGAACCAGAGACCAAGTAGAATTATGGATTAAAGCATCAAACTCTTCGTGCATCGCATGTCGCCAACGGGGGTCACGGAGAGCTGTTTTGTAGGAAGCAGGGATGGGTGAGATGGTGGTTGTGGAGGCATCAGCGAGGAAGAGGCGACGCGGCATGCAAAAGCCACGTTTGGAGCGGGTTTGCATGGTGTGAGAGTCACGTGGGGGGTTGGCCGGCACTGCATAGCGAGGGAGACGTGGAGGCGGCGTAGTGGTGGTGCATGCCTCGGCGTTCGATGTGGATGCGACGGGGTCCACGAGCGGGGCGACAGATGGGGACGTCGCGTGGGTGTCGGAGCCGACCGGCGCGGAGAGCGAGGTGGATCCGCGGTCAAGTGGGGCGCCAGGAGATGGCGTG harbors:
- the LOC123408678 gene encoding transcription factor MYBS1-like; its protein translation is MASQRTATAAWTNEEDKAFENAIAAGAPPPLDGVPEDAWFVALAASVPARSTEEVRRHYEALVEDVGAIDAGRVPLLRYAGEESSAAAATAAAPGKDRREDRKSFDSDSGKGCSKAEQERRKGIPWTEEEHRLFLLGLDKFGKGDWRSISRNFVISRTPTQVASHAQKYFIRLNSMNRDRRRSSIHDITSINNAAQAAPQQHGPITGQAPAAVLGPIMKHHPGMVGMYGGAPMGHPVAGHMVPAAVGTPVMFPPGPGHPPYAMPVGYPAPHQ